In the Fusarium oxysporum f. sp. lycopersici 4287 chromosome 9, whole genome shotgun sequence genome, one interval contains:
- a CDS encoding vesicle transport through interaction with t-SNAREs 1, whose translation MSNPLDTDAGSELFSSYEAEFKLIQADLNQKLDQIPELAGEPRKAAISQAERALEELDEQLSAMRLEKQNIPTSSRTKVNQRFRNYESDTDAARRKLTTLSSDRSALFGSRYTDDPAGSSDIHMEQRQQLLSGTDRLDRSTQRLKASQALANETEAIGAGTLADLSRQRETIEHTRGIMLESEGYVDRSVKTLRGMARR comes from the exons ATGTCGAACCCTCTCGATACCGATGCTGGCTCtgagctcttcagctcatACGAGGCTGAATTCAAGCTCATCCAGGCCGACCTAAACCAAAAGCTGGACCAGATTCCTGAACTCGCTGGTGAGCCTCGAAAGGCCGCTATCAGCCAAGCCGAGCGGGCGCTTGAGGAACTTGATGAGCAG CTCAGCGCAATGCGCCTGGAAAAGCAAAACATCCCCACCAGCTCTCGCACCAAGGTCAATCAGCGCTTCCGAAACTACGAGTCAGACACAGATGCTGCTCGTCGCAAGTTGACCACTCTCTCCTCCGATCGATCAGCACTTTTCGGATCGCGATACACAGACGACCCCGCTGGCTCATCAGACATTCACATGGAGCAGCGACAGCAGTTGCTCTCGGGGACCGACCGTCTTGATCGAAGCACACAGCGATTGAAGGCCAGCCAGGCCCTCGCCAACGAGACCGAAGCCATCGGCGCAGGCACCCTAGCAGACCTCAGCAGGCAGCGAGAAACCATCGAGCACACTCGCGGCATAATGCTGGAGAGTGAGGGCTACGTGGACAGGAGCGTCAAGACACTCAGGGGCATGGCGCGTAGGTAA
- a CDS encoding vesicle transport through interaction with t-SNAREs 1, translating into MSNPLDTDAGSELFSSYEAEFKLIQADLNQKLDQIPELAGEPRKAAISQAERALEELDEQLSAMRLEKQNIPTSSRTKVNQRFRNYESDTDAARRKLTTLSSDRSALFGSRYTDDPAGSSDIHMEQRQQLLSGTDRLDRSTQRLKASQALANETEAIGAGTLADLSRQRETIEHTRGIMLESEGYVDRSVKTLRGMARRMATNRIITISIITVLVILIIAVILSKFR; encoded by the exons ATGTCGAACCCTCTCGATACCGATGCTGGCTCtgagctcttcagctcatACGAGGCTGAATTCAAGCTCATCCAGGCCGACCTAAACCAAAAGCTGGACCAGATTCCTGAACTCGCTGGTGAGCCTCGAAAGGCCGCTATCAGCCAAGCCGAGCGGGCGCTTGAGGAACTTGATGAGCAG CTCAGCGCAATGCGCCTGGAAAAGCAAAACATCCCCACCAGCTCTCGCACCAAGGTCAATCAGCGCTTCCGAAACTACGAGTCAGACACAGATGCTGCTCGTCGCAAGTTGACCACTCTCTCCTCCGATCGATCAGCACTTTTCGGATCGCGATACACAGACGACCCCGCTGGCTCATCAGACATTCACATGGAGCAGCGACAGCAGTTGCTCTCGGGGACCGACCGTCTTGATCGAAGCACACAGCGATTGAAGGCCAGCCAGGCCCTCGCCAACGAGACCGAAGCCATCGGCGCAGGCACCCTAGCAGACCTCAGCAGGCAGCGAGAAACCATCGAGCACACTCGCGGCATAATGCTGGAGAGTGAGGGCTACGTGGACAGGAGCGTCAAGACACTCAGGGGCATGGCGCGTAG GATGGCTACAAATCGGATAATCACCATCTCTATTATCACTGTTTTGGTTATTCTTATTATTGCGGTCATCTTGAGCAAGTTCCGATGA